TTATCTAAAGCAACATTGCGACCTTTAGGACCTAGTGTAGTGGCAACTGCAAAAGATAGCTTGTCGACACCGGCTTTTAATTTTTTTCGCGCCTCTTCTCCATACAAAATTTGTTTTGCCATAATGTTGAATTTGGCGACTTTACAAAGTCGCCAAAATATCCTCCTCTTTAACTATTAAATAATCTTTGCCTGCAATTTTAATTTCGTTGCCGCCCCATTTTTTGTACATTACCGTATCCCCGGCTTTAACTTGCGGTTTTATAAGAACCCCGGCGTCATTAGGTTTTCCAGGACCTGTGGCAACAACTTTGCCTTCTTGAGGTTTTTCTTTTGCCGAATCGGGGATTACGATTCCCGAAGCGGTTTGGCGTTCCCTCTCCAAAGGCTCAATTAGAATATTATCCAAAAGAGGTTTTACTGTCATAATACTGCTAACCTTTCTTAATACTTTAAGAATTTAGAATTCTTAAAATGTTAAAAATGGTGGTAAACTAACTTAAATATTTAATAGTGACTTTAACACTAGCAGACTAACCCCGAGAGTGTCAAGAGCTATTGTAAAACTATAGGAGGAAAGGATCTAAAATATTTCGGATTGTTGTTATTTTTAACAACTATCCCGAACAAACCATTTACCCATTGACAGATAATATACAATATTGTATATTATCTGTGTATGACATTTGAGAAATTTAGACAAGCAATAACCTCCTCTGTTTTTACTACAACAAGTGTGAGTGTAGCTTTTCCTTTAGAGTCTCCTCATTCTATAAACATATCTCTCTATAGATTTGCGAGATCAAAAAAGATCGTGAGCATAAAAAGGGGTCTATATAAGTTCTTAGACTCAAAAATTGACGAATTTGCTTTGGCTGGAATTTTATACACTCCATCCTATGTAAGCATGGAAAGCGTTTTGAACTCTTGTGGAGTAATACCAGACATTCCTCTTTCCGTTACTTCCGTTACAACAACCACCTCAAAAAAAATTGTCACTTCTATGGGAAATTATTTTTACTCTAAAATTCCATTAGAACTTTATTTTGGATTCGAAAAGATGGCAGATCCAATATCTGGGGTTTACTATAATATAGCTAACCCCGAAAAGGCTCTTTTGGACTATCTTTATGTCAGAAGGATTAAGAATCTAGCAAATTATCGAATTGACCTAACCCACCTTAATAGGATTAAACTTACAGAGTTTATTAAGCATTATCCATTGTGGTTGCAAAGAATATTACCATGAATAATATAATTTCTAATTGGGAAAATATCCAAAAATCGGCGGTGTTGCAGGGGCTTCCGGCAGACAAGAAAAGAGGATTAATTAGAGAATACCTACAATCAAAGTTTATTTACGAATTTTATGGCTTAAAAGAGGCTCAAAAATTGTCTTTTATTGGCGGAACGGCACTACGGCTTTTAAGAAATATTCCAAGATTCTCGGAGGATTTAGACTTCGACAATTTAGATATTTCCGAAAAGAAAATAGGAGATTTGGTAAGCGAGGTTTGTGTAGTATTCCGAAAGGAAAATATTGAATGTGAGCTAGCAGTTAAAAAGAATGAAGGAAAGTTCTATTTTGAAATTAAGTTTCCCAATCTTCTTGAACCACTTAAAATAAGCAGCAACCTAAAGGAAAAACTGATGATAAAAATTGATTATTCTAGATCGTGGAAAAACCAAAGTTTGGAAACACAACCACTTTTAAGGTTCGGCTACGCTAGAGAAGTGTTAACAAACTCTCTTGATAATCTGACGGTACAAAAACTTTCTGCCTATGTTTTTAGAAAAGAAACCCAACCAAGAGATATTTATGATATTGTTTGGCTTTATGCGACGGGCGCAAGATTTGATCATAAATTTGCCAAAGATAATGATATGAAAGATTTACTTAAACTGGCAACAGAAAAGTACAAGAACGAAGGGATAAAAAATGCCTTCTCCCAAAAGCTAGCTCCTTTTTTAATTAATCCAAAGGAAACAAGTCTTCTAAGTACTTTTGGAGATGTTTTAAAGCGACTTTAATTGTGGTATATTTAGAGTATGACTAAAAAAACTCTTATCCCAGCAATTGTTTTAATTTTGGTTCTGTTTTTTGCGCTTTTGTTTTTTGGCTGGTCAAAAAGAAACTTAAAAGGACCAATTTCCTTCTCTATTAGTGCTATTTATGATACGGCAACAGTTTTTATTGACGATAAATTAGTTGGCAATACCCCCTACAAAGGTCAAGAAACCAAACAGGGTGAATTTAAAATTGCTCTTGAAGGCGAAAATAACAATTACGAAACTAGGCTTAGCGCTGTCGTGGGAACGGAGGTGGCCATAAAAAGAGATTTGGGAGTGTCGTCCAATTTTTCCTCGGGGCAAATGGTCTGGATGGAAAAAGCCTCTAAAGGGGGGTCTGTGATTGCTATAATCTCCAACCCGCCCGATGTGGAAGTAACCGTAGATGGCGTTTCTTTGGGAACAACTCCCCTAAGTTCCTCCGACCTTAAAGTTTTTGCTTATGATACCAATCACAAAATAGAGGCGATCAAGGAGGGCTACGAGGGGCAAACCTTGGATGTTACAACTAAAAAGGGTTTTAAAGTAAATGTGTCTTTAGATATGTTTTTGCTCCCAATAGAATCTAATATTACCCTGTCAGATCAAAGTAGCAAAACAGTTAAAATTTACAACCTCTCCAACCTTAACGCCTTTTCCAAGGTGGGTTTAGAGGAGTGGATTAAAGGTATTGCCTATTATAATAAAACCCGCGGAAAGGGTTTGCCCGAGTTCAACTATTACATTGATTACACTGGAAAAATTTATAATTTAAACGCTCAAAAAATTTTGCTGGCTGATGTTACAAATACAAACCCTAGCTTAATTCTGGGATATTTGGGAAACGATCTGGCCGATCTCTCTCAAGAAGCTTTAGACACAATTGATCAAATTTCTGGCGGACCAGCAGGAGTTCCAGTCAAAAAGGCTACCGTTGCCGAAACTGGAACCGATTTTGGGCTAAATGTTAGGGCTTCCGCATCTACTACCGCAGAAAAATTAGGCACAATTGCTGTGGGAACACAAGTTACAATTCTCGAAGAACAGACAGGTTGGGCTAAAATTAGGTACGAAAACACCAAAGAGGGCTGGGTCAGCGCTTCGTACTTAAAAATAGAAACAAATTAAATCGTTGTTCCTAAAGGGTAAATTATTGCCAGCGCCACCAGCGCCCAAACCATCACAGAAGCCAAAAGCGGAAGATCCGAAGTTAGAACTCTCTCTGGAGATTCGGCATCTTTTTTTTCGTAAATTACATACAAATATCTTGCCACCCCATAAATAACAATTGGTATTGTAAGCATCATCCATTTAGGCGAAGACAGGGTAGTCGGTAAAAAACGAGCGATTGCTAGCTCGGGTCGGCTTTTAGCCTGAAACGAAAAAAACGAATACGAGATTATAGTAAAGCTTGCCGACATCGAAATCATAGAATCTAAAAGCGAATCGGGGTAATGTTTTAAAGTCTCGCGGGTTTTAAAAGAAATGTCCAAATTTGTCAGGATGGTTCTTTCGGACCTTCGTTTTCCAAAAGCCAAAAGTAGCGATAAGCCGATTGTAGCCAAAATTATCCAAGACGAAACCGGAATGGAAGTTGCAAACCCGCCGGCAAAAACGCGCAAAATAAACCCCATAGCAACAGTTAGAGCGTCAATAATAATAACATGGCGAAGCCACAACGAATATGTCCCTTGCATTAAAAGATAACCCACGCAAATTAGAAAAAAATGAAAATTTACCGCTACAAGAGATGTGGGAATAAAAAAGAAAATTAAAATAAAGGCAGTTAAAATAGCCACTTCGCGCGAAAGCTTGCCCGAAGGAATCGGGCGATTCTTTTTAATCGGGTGAAGGGCGTCTTTTTTGGCATCGATTGCATCGTTAATGAGATAAGTAGCCGAAGAAAGCGCTGAAAAGATAATTGCCGCCACAACGGTTCTAAAAAAAATATCACTTTCAAAGAGTCTTCCACTAAACATTGCCGCCGCAAAGAGACTGGCATTTTTAACCCACTGTCTAGGGCGTAAAGCACGCAGAAGGTGGTATATTGTATTGTCAGTTTGTAGAATCACATCTCTATCTTACCAAATTAGTCAAATTAGTCTAATATCTAGCAATGCCGAAAGATATTTTAAATAATCTAAACGATGAGCAACGACAGGCGGTTGTTTACTGTGATGAACCAGAGCTAGTGGTCGCAGGTCCGGGGTCGGGCAAGACCAGAGTCTTAACCTACAAAATTGCCTACTTAATAAAGGAAGTGGGGATTTCTCCAGAAAACATTCTTGCTGTAACTTTTACCAACAAAGCAGCAGGTGAGATAAAAACCAGAGTTGCCAATCTATTGGGAGAAAAAGATTTAACCGGAATTTGGATGGGAACTTTTCATGGAATTTGCGCTCGAATCTTAAGAGTTCATGGAAAAGCCATTGGAATTGCTCCAGGGTTTACAATTTTTGACGACGGCGATTCTAAATCTTTAATTAAATCCATTTTGAAAAGTTTTAATTACGATTCCACCAAATTAAATCCCAACGGGGTTTTAGCTAATATCTCCAGCGCCAAAAGCGAGCTTGTTAATCCCAAAACATTTGCTAAGTTTGCTTATGGTCCCTATTTGGAAAAAGTATCCAAGATTTATCCTGAATACCAAAAAGCGCTTAAGGAGCAAAACGCGCTGGATTTTGACGATTTAATTTCCGAAATTGTGAGGCTTTTTAGAGAAGCGCCAGATGTTTTAAGTTACTATCAAGACAAGTTTTTGTTTGTTTTGGTTGATGAATATCAAGACACCAACCGCGCGCAGTATGTTCTTATAAAGACTCTAACTTCTCGTTCTCAAAAACTCTGCGTGGTAGGAGATGTTTCGCAAAGCATTTATTCTTTTAGAGGCGCGGACTTTAGAAATGTTTTGTCTTTTGAAAAAGATTATCCCACCTCTAAAATTTTCTATCTGCCTAAAAATTACCGCTCGACAAAAACTATTGTCGAGGCGTCTCGTAGCGTTATAGAACATAATCAAACTCATTTAAAAATAAATTTAGCCACAGATAATTCCGAGGGAGAAAAAATTTTTCTTTACGAAGCTACAACCGAAGAAGACGAGGCAAACTTTGTTACCGAAAGAGTTAAAAACTCTAAGGGGGGTTTTTCCGACTTTGCGGTTTTGTACCGCACCAACGCCCAATCTCGAAGTATTGAGGAAGCGTTTATTAAAGAAAGTATTCCCTATAAACTTGTTGGGGGGACTCGCTTTTATGACAGAAAAGAAATTAAAGACGCCATCTCGTATTTGCGAATTTTGCATAATCCCAAAGATTTTGTTTCCTGGAAAAGAATCATAAATGTTCCACCCCGCAAAGTTGGAGAAAAAATGCTAGAGCAACTAAAATCAACAGCGTTTGCTATTGAAGAAGTCGCTTTAAAAACCACATTTCCCATTCGCGAAATGCTAACAGCGCAAAAAAATCTTACTGTACTAGAATTATTAGATTTTGTTTTGGATAAATCGGGGTATCTAGCACATCTTGATGACGGAACAGCTGAATCAGAAGCTCGAGTGGAAAACTTAAAGGAGTTGCGCTCGGTGGCATTAAGATTTGCCACCCTAGAAGAATTTTTGGAAAATATTGCGCTGGTTAACCCGCAAGATACGGCAACAGACGAAACCAAAAAAATGGTAAGCGACACCAAAGACGCGGTGAGTTTAATGACTTTGCACCAAGCTAAGGGATTAGAATTTTTCGGTGTTTTTATTGTGGGGTTAGAAGAAGGTCTTTTTCCCCATTCCAGATCGCTGGAATCAAAAGCAGAAGTAGAAGAGGAACGCCGGTTGTTTTATGTAGGAATGACCAGAGCCAAAGACAGACTTTATCTAACTTACGCTAAAAGACGACTCTATTTTGGAACAACCAGCATGGGAACTGTTTCGCGTTTTGTTTCCGAAATTCCCGAGCACTTGATGGAATCACCTCGCAGATTATCCTCCAAGTTTGAAAAAAGTGTAGATGATTTTTTGGACTTTTTAGAAGAGCAACGCAAATCTGTGACAGAATAATTCCAATTCTTGACATATTTAAATATGTATTGTAGTATGAAAATACTATGAATACTTTAACTCTCACACAACTTGTCTCCATCTCGGAATTACAAAGAGATTATCCCTCTTTGGTAGAAAAAGTTAAAAAACTAGCTGTTCCTTTTTTTCTCTTAAAGAGGAACGAGCCCGAGGCGGTATTACTTTCATTACCCGTTTATGAAGCTATGGTAGAAAACAACAGGTTATACGAGGAAAAAATGGCGATGGAGGCAATAGAAGATTTTGATAAGGAAAAGAAAAAAGGCAAGTTACTGGTTGCTAAAAACGCCGAAGATCTTTTTAAGTAAATGAGAATTACTTCTGTTTTTTACACAGCAAAATTCAATAAAAAACTAAAAAATTTCCCCACCAAAGATAAGGTAACTTTCTTAAAAAAATTCCAGATATTTTTAGACAACCCATTTGAACCTCCATTAAAAACCCACAAACTAACTGGAAAATTAGAAGATTATTGGTCGTTTTCTCTTAACTACAGTACACGAGTACTTTTTAGATTTGTTACTGAAAGTGCGGTTGAGTTTATCGATTTGGGTGGGCACGATATCTACAGATAGAATCTGCGGTAGAATAGGAATTAAGTTACAATTAGTCGAGGATAAATATTATGAATAAAGAAATCAAACTCACCAAAAAATTATATTCGATATATGCAAAAGATGAGTGGGGAAGGTTGGTAAAAGACCCTTA
The Patescibacteria group bacterium genome window above contains:
- a CDS encoding co-chaperone GroES, coding for MTVKPLLDNILIEPLERERQTASGIVIPDSAKEKPQEGKVVATGPGKPNDAGVLIKPQVKAGDTVMYKKWGGNEIKIAGKDYLIVKEEDILATL
- a CDS encoding nucleotidyl transferase AbiEii/AbiGii toxin family protein, which encodes MNNIISNWENIQKSAVLQGLPADKKRGLIREYLQSKFIYEFYGLKEAQKLSFIGGTALRLLRNIPRFSEDLDFDNLDISEKKIGDLVSEVCVVFRKENIECELAVKKNEGKFYFEIKFPNLLEPLKISSNLKEKLMIKIDYSRSWKNQSLETQPLLRFGYAREVLTNSLDNLTVQKLSAYVFRKETQPRDIYDIVWLYATGARFDHKFAKDNDMKDLLKLATEKYKNEGIKNAFSQKLAPFLINPKETSLLSTFGDVLKRL
- a CDS encoding SH3 domain-containing protein: MTKKTLIPAIVLILVLFFALLFFGWSKRNLKGPISFSISAIYDTATVFIDDKLVGNTPYKGQETKQGEFKIALEGENNNYETRLSAVVGTEVAIKRDLGVSSNFSSGQMVWMEKASKGGSVIAIISNPPDVEVTVDGVSLGTTPLSSSDLKVFAYDTNHKIEAIKEGYEGQTLDVTTKKGFKVNVSLDMFLLPIESNITLSDQSSKTVKIYNLSNLNAFSKVGLEEWIKGIAYYNKTRGKGLPEFNYYIDYTGKIYNLNAQKILLADVTNTNPSLILGYLGNDLADLSQEALDTIDQISGGPAGVPVKKATVAETGTDFGLNVRASASTTAEKLGTIAVGTQVTILEEQTGWAKIRYENTKEGWVSASYLKIETN
- a CDS encoding decaprenyl-phosphate phosphoribosyltransferase; amino-acid sequence: MILQTDNTIYHLLRALRPRQWVKNASLFAAAMFSGRLFESDIFFRTVVAAIIFSALSSATYLINDAIDAKKDALHPIKKNRPIPSGKLSREVAILTAFILIFFFIPTSLVAVNFHFFLICVGYLLMQGTYSLWLRHVIIIDALTVAMGFILRVFAGGFATSIPVSSWIILATIGLSLLLAFGKRRSERTILTNLDISFKTRETLKHYPDSLLDSMISMSASFTIISYSFFSFQAKSRPELAIARFLPTTLSSPKWMMLTIPIVIYGVARYLYVIYEKKDAESPERVLTSDLPLLASVMVWALVALAIIYPLGTTI
- a CDS encoding UvrD-helicase domain-containing protein codes for the protein MPKDILNNLNDEQRQAVVYCDEPELVVAGPGSGKTRVLTYKIAYLIKEVGISPENILAVTFTNKAAGEIKTRVANLLGEKDLTGIWMGTFHGICARILRVHGKAIGIAPGFTIFDDGDSKSLIKSILKSFNYDSTKLNPNGVLANISSAKSELVNPKTFAKFAYGPYLEKVSKIYPEYQKALKEQNALDFDDLISEIVRLFREAPDVLSYYQDKFLFVLVDEYQDTNRAQYVLIKTLTSRSQKLCVVGDVSQSIYSFRGADFRNVLSFEKDYPTSKIFYLPKNYRSTKTIVEASRSVIEHNQTHLKINLATDNSEGEKIFLYEATTEEDEANFVTERVKNSKGGFSDFAVLYRTNAQSRSIEEAFIKESIPYKLVGGTRFYDRKEIKDAISYLRILHNPKDFVSWKRIINVPPRKVGEKMLEQLKSTAFAIEEVALKTTFPIREMLTAQKNLTVLELLDFVLDKSGYLAHLDDGTAESEARVENLKELRSVALRFATLEEFLENIALVNPQDTATDETKKMVSDTKDAVSLMTLHQAKGLEFFGVFIVGLEEGLFPHSRSLESKAEVEEERRLFYVGMTRAKDRLYLTYAKRRLYFGTTSMGTVSRFVSEIPEHLMESPRRLSSKFEKSVDDFLDFLEEQRKSVTE
- a CDS encoding type II toxin-antitoxin system Phd/YefM family antitoxin yields the protein MNTLTLTQLVSISELQRDYPSLVEKVKKLAVPFFLLKRNEPEAVLLSLPVYEAMVENNRLYEEKMAMEAIEDFDKEKKKGKLLVAKNAEDLFK
- a CDS encoding type II toxin-antitoxin system mRNA interferase toxin, RelE/StbE family; its protein translation is MRITSVFYTAKFNKKLKNFPTKDKVTFLKKFQIFLDNPFEPPLKTHKLTGKLEDYWSFSLNYSTRVLFRFVTESAVEFIDLGGHDIYR